One region of Streptomyces subrutilus genomic DNA includes:
- a CDS encoding electron transfer flavoprotein subunit alpha/FixB family protein, translated as MAEVLVYVDHVDGAVRKPTLELLTLARRIGEPVAVALGAGADATAAVLAEHGAVKVLTADAPEFTEYLVVPKVDALQAAYEAVSPAAVLVPSSAEGKEIAARLAVRIGSGIITDAVDLEAGDEGPVATQSAFAASFTTKSRVSKGTPVITVKPNSAPVEAAPAAGAVEALAVTFGALATGTKVTGRTPRESTGRPELTEAAIVVSGGRGVNGAENFHLIEALADSLGAAVGASRAAVDAGWYPHSNQVGQTGKSVSPQLYIASGISGAIQHRAGMQTSKTIVAINKDAEAPIFDLVDYGVVGDLFAVVPQLTDEIKARKG; from the coding sequence ATGGCTGAAGTTCTCGTCTACGTCGACCACGTGGACGGCGCCGTCCGCAAGCCCACCCTCGAGCTGCTGACGCTCGCCCGCCGCATCGGCGAGCCCGTCGCCGTCGCCCTGGGTGCCGGTGCCGACGCCACCGCCGCGGTGCTCGCCGAGCACGGCGCGGTCAAGGTCCTCACCGCCGACGCCCCCGAGTTCACCGAATACCTCGTCGTCCCGAAGGTCGACGCGCTCCAGGCCGCGTACGAGGCCGTCTCCCCGGCCGCCGTGCTCGTCCCGTCCTCCGCCGAGGGCAAGGAGATCGCCGCACGCCTGGCGGTCCGCATCGGCTCCGGCATCATCACCGACGCCGTCGACCTGGAGGCCGGTGACGAGGGTCCGGTCGCGACGCAGTCCGCGTTCGCCGCGTCCTTCACCACCAAGTCCCGCGTCTCCAAGGGCACCCCGGTCATCACCGTGAAGCCGAACTCGGCCCCGGTCGAGGCCGCTCCGGCCGCCGGCGCCGTCGAGGCGCTCGCCGTCACCTTCGGCGCCCTGGCCACCGGCACCAAGGTCACCGGCCGCACCCCGCGCGAGTCGACCGGCCGCCCCGAGCTGACCGAGGCCGCGATCGTCGTCTCCGGCGGCCGCGGCGTCAACGGCGCCGAGAACTTCCACCTCATCGAGGCCCTCGCGGACTCCCTCGGTGCGGCCGTCGGCGCCTCGCGCGCCGCCGTGGACGCCGGCTGGTACCCGCACTCCAACCAGGTCGGCCAGACCGGCAAGTCGGTCTCCCCGCAGCTGTACATCGCCTCGGGCATCTCCGGCGCGATCCAGCACCGGGCCGGCATGCAGACCTCGAAGACCATCGTGGCCATCAACAAGGACGCCGAGGCCCCGATCTTCGACCTGGTCGACTACGGCGTGGTCGGCGACCTCTTCGCGGTCGTCCCGCAGCTGACCGACGAGATCAAGGCGCGCAAGGGCTAG
- a CDS encoding DUF6986 family protein, with translation MGQQEKVATSLAGAVSEGISASLAPVDAELARHYPGDPGTRQPIHTVYVPGDVFAADTVRSWGDQALAALDEHAPDAATFAKVLGISDELAVPVYDRVRAKLLREPIEDLRVDFEDGFGVRSDEEEDQAAARSARLVSEAFSNGTNAPYMGIRMKCMESNVRDRGIRTTDIFLSGLLEHGGLPEGLVLTLPKVTYAEQVSAFVKLLEAFEATRGLRPGRIGFEIQIETSQSILASDGTATVARMIEASKGRATGLHYGTFDYSACVGVSAAYQASDHPAADHAKAIMQVAAAGTGVRVSDGSTNVLPIGTTEKVHEGWKLHYGLTRRALARAYYQGWDMHPAHLPTRYAAVFTFYREGLEAAAARLKAYVAKIEGDVMDEPATAKALAGYLVRGLDCGAVGAEEVTSLTGLTRAELDAFAIPRRSATLTASA, from the coding sequence ATGGGTCAGCAGGAGAAGGTGGCGACGAGCCTCGCAGGCGCGGTCAGCGAGGGCATCAGCGCCTCCCTCGCCCCGGTGGACGCGGAACTCGCGCGCCACTACCCGGGCGACCCCGGCACCCGCCAGCCCATCCACACGGTCTACGTGCCCGGTGACGTCTTCGCCGCCGACACCGTCCGCTCCTGGGGCGACCAGGCCCTCGCGGCCCTCGACGAGCACGCCCCGGACGCCGCCACCTTCGCCAAGGTGCTCGGCATCTCCGACGAGCTGGCCGTACCGGTCTACGACCGCGTCCGCGCCAAGCTGCTGCGCGAGCCCATCGAGGACCTCCGCGTCGACTTCGAGGACGGCTTCGGCGTCCGCTCCGACGAGGAGGAGGACCAGGCCGCGGCCCGCTCCGCCCGCCTCGTCTCCGAAGCCTTCTCCAACGGCACCAACGCCCCGTACATGGGCATCCGCATGAAGTGCATGGAGTCCAACGTCCGCGACCGCGGCATCCGCACCACCGACATCTTCCTCTCCGGACTGCTGGAGCACGGCGGCCTGCCCGAGGGCCTCGTCCTGACCCTGCCCAAGGTCACCTACGCCGAGCAGGTCAGCGCGTTCGTCAAGCTGCTGGAGGCCTTCGAGGCCACCCGCGGCCTGCGCCCGGGCCGGATCGGCTTCGAGATCCAGATCGAGACCAGCCAGTCCATCCTGGCCTCCGACGGCACCGCCACGGTCGCCCGGATGATCGAGGCGTCCAAGGGCCGCGCCACCGGCCTGCACTACGGAACCTTCGACTACAGCGCCTGCGTCGGGGTCTCCGCCGCCTACCAGGCCAGCGACCACCCGGCCGCCGACCACGCGAAGGCGATCATGCAGGTCGCGGCCGCCGGCACCGGCGTACGCGTCTCCGACGGCTCCACCAACGTGCTGCCGATCGGCACCACCGAGAAGGTGCACGAGGGCTGGAAGCTGCACTACGGCCTGACCCGCCGCGCCCTGGCCCGCGCCTACTACCAGGGCTGGGACATGCACCCGGCGCACCTGCCGACCCGCTACGCGGCCGTGTTCACCTTCTACCGCGAGGGTCTGGAGGCCGCCGCCGCGCGCCTGAAGGCGTACGTCGCCAAGATCGAGGGCGACGTGATGGACGAGCCCGCCACCGCCAAGGCCCTGGCCGGCTACCTGGTCCGCGGCCTGGACTGCGGCGCGGTCGGCGCCGAGGAGGTCACCTCCCTGACCGGCCTGACCCGCGCGGAACTCGACGCCTTCGCGATCCCGCGCCGTTCCGCGACCCTGACGGCGAGCGCGTAA